aatcagtaacaaatccatgcatcaggtatgcaggttcattatgagaactcagcttatgagtagcttcagtcgtgtattccatgcatcagatatgcatgtccgatATAAGAAtttagaatatcagtagttccatcCATATgatcatgtttcagatcagtgtattctttattagaggacatgtcgtgtccacgttattccatacctttaaggcttcaacaagttcctacccatcattcgaggacgaatgatcccaagggggagataatgtaacactccaTACTTTCAGACTTGAACGTAAATTGTCATTTCTACTGTACacattccaaaaaccataaatctattgtgaatatagttttttaatcaactatgtggtgtataaatctagttgagcatgaattaagatcatagaggtcccctaactcaaggacaagttgaaagcttttccatcgattgagttttagtaagcgtcaaaacttgggtcaacttcaatcggtcattcctctttgtatatattgaattagagtgcctactatatatcaaataaaaggacttcgaattatctttccaacgataccaatttcgcaaaagtCCGACANNNNNNNNNNNNNNNNNNNNNNNNNNNNNNNNNNNNNNNNNNNNNNNNNNNNNNNNNNNNNNNNNNNNNNNNNNNNNNNNNNNNNNNNNNNNNNNNNNNNNNNNNNNNNNNNNNNNNNNNNNNNNNNNNNNNNNNNNNNNNNNNNNNNNNNNNNNNNNNNNNNNNNNNNNNNNNNNNNNNNNNNNNNNNNNNNNNNNNNNNNNNNNNNNNNNNNNNNNNNNNNNNNNNNNNNNNNNNNNNNNNNNNNNNNNNNNNNNNNNNNNNNNNNNNNNNNNNNNNNNNNNNNNNNNNNNNNNNNNNNNNNNNNNNNNNNNNNNNNNNNNNNNNNNNNNNNNNNNNNNNNNNNNNNNNNNNNNNNNNNNNNNNNNNNNNNNNNNNNNNNNNNNNNNNNNNNNNNNNNNNNNNNNNNNNNNNNNNNNNNNNNNNNNNNNNNNNNNNNNNNNNNNNNNNNNNNNNNNNNNNNNNNNNNNNNNNNNNNNNNNNNNNNNNNNNNNNNNNNNNNNNNNNNNNNNNNNNNNNNNNNNNNNNNNNNNNNNNNNNNNNNNNNNNNNNNNNNNNNNNNNNNNNNNNNNNNNNNNNNNNNNNNNNNNNNNNNNNNNNNNNNNNNNNNNNNNNNNNNNNNNNNNNNNNNNNNNNNNNNNNNNNNNNNNNNNNNNNNNNNNNNNNNNNNNNNNNNNNNNNNNNNNNNNNNNNNNNNNNNNNNNNNNNNNNNNNNNNNNNNNNNNNNNNNNNNNNNNNNNNNNNNNNNNNNNNNNNNNNNNNNNNNNNNNNNNNNNNNNNNNNNNNNNNNNNNNNNNNNNNNNNNNNNNNNNNNNNNNNNNNNNNNNNNNNNNNNNNNNNNNNNNNNNNNNNNNNNNNNNNNNNNNNNNNNNNNNNNNNNNNNNNNNNNNNNNNNNNNNNNNNNNNNNNNNNNNNNNNNNNNNNNNNNNNNNNNNNNNNNNNNNNNNNNNNNNNNNNNNNNNNNNNNNNNNNNNNNNNNNNNNNNNNNNNNNNNNNNNNNNNNNNNNNNNNNNNNNNNNNNNNNNNNNNNNNNNNNNNNNNNNNNNNNNNNNNNNNNNNNNNNNNNNNNNNNNNNNNNNNNNNNNNNNNNNNNNNNNNNNNNNNNNNNNNNNNNNNNNNNNNNNNNNNNNNNNNNNNNNNNNNNNNNNNNNNNNNNNNNNNNNNNNNNNNNNNNNNNNNNNNNNNNNNNNNNNNNNNNNNNNNNNNNNNNNNNNNNNNNNNNNNNNNNNNNNNNNNNNNNNNNNNNNNNNNNNNNNNNNNNNNNNNNNNNNNNNNNNNNNNNNNNNNNNNNNNNNNNNNNNNNNNNNNNNNNNNNNNNNNNNNNNNNNNNNNNNNNNNNNNNNNNNNNNNNNNNNNNNNNNNNNNNNNNNNNNNNNNNNNNNNNNNNNNNNNNNNNNNNNNNNNNNNNNNNNNNNNNNNNNNNNNNNNNNNNNNNNNNNNNNNNNNNNNNNNNNNNNNNNNNNNNNNNNNNNNNNNNNNNNNNNNNNNNNNNNNNNNNNNNNNNNNNNNNNNNNNNNNNNNNNNNNNNNNNNNNNNNNNNNNNNNNNNNNNNNNNNNNNNNNNNNNNNNNNNNNNNNNNNNNNNNNNNNNNNNNNNNNNNNNNNNNNNNNNNNNNNNNNNNNNNNNNNNNNNNNNNNNNNNNNNNNNNNNNNNNNNNNNNNNNNNNNNNNNNNNNNNNNNNNNNNNNNNNNNNNNNNNNNNNNNNNNNNNNNNNNNNNNNNNNNNNNNNNNNNNNNNNNNNNNNNNNNNNNNNNNNNNNNNNNNNNNNNNNNNNNNNNNNNNNNNNNNNNNNNNNNNNNNNNNNNNNNNNNNNNNNNNNNNNNNNNNNNNNNNNNNNNNNNNNNNNNNNNNNNNNNNNNNNNNNNNNNNNNNNNNNNNNNNNNNNNNNNNNNNNNNNNNNNNNNNNNNNNNNNNNNNNNNNNNNNNNNNNNNNNNNNNNNNNNNNNNNNNNNNNNNNNNNNNNNNNNNNNNNNNNNNNNNNNNNNNNNNNNNNNNNNNNNNNNNNNNNNNNNNNNNNNNNNNNNNNNNNNNNNNNNNNNNNNNNNNNNNNNNNNNNNNNNNNNNNNNNNNNNNNNNNNNNNNNNNNNNNNNNNNNNNNNNNNNNNNNNNNNNNNNNNNNNNNNNNNNNNNNNNNNNNNNNNNNNNNNNNNNNNNNNNNNNNNNNNNNNNNNNNNNNNNNNNNNNNNNNNNNNNNNNNNNNNNNNNNNNNNNNNNNNNNNNNNNNNNNNNNNNNNNNNNNNNNNNNNNNNNNNNNNNNNNNNNNNNNNNNNNNNNNNNNNNNNNNNNNNNNNNNNNNNNNNNNNNNNNNNNNNNNNNNNNNNNNNNNNNNNNNNNNNNNNNNNNNNNNNNNNNNNNNNNNNNNNNNNNNNNNNNNNNNNNNNNNNNNNNNNNNNNNNNNNNNNNNNNNNNNNNNNNNNNNNNNNNNNNNNNNNNNNNNNNNNNNNNNNNNNNNNNNNNNNNNNNNNNNNNNNNNNNNNNNNNNNNNNNNNNNNNNNNNNNNNNNNNNNNNNNNNNNNNNNNNNNNNNNNNNNNNNNNNNNNNNNNNNNNNNNNNNNNNNNNNNNNNNNNNNNNNNNNNNNNNNNNNNNNNNNNNNNNNNNNNNNNNNNNNNNNNNNNNNNNNNNNNNNNNNNNNNNNNNNNNNNNNNNNNNNNNNNNNNNNNNNNNNNNNNNNNNNNNNNNNNNNNNNNNNNNNNNNNNNNNNNNNNNNNNNNNNNNNNNNNNNNNNNNNNNNNNNNNNNNNNNNNNNNNNNNNNNNNNNNNNNNNNNNNNNNNNNNNNNNNNNNNNNNNNNNNNNNNNNNNNNNNNNNNNNNNNNNNNNNNNNNNNNNNNNNNNNNNNNNNNNNNNNNNNNNNNNNNNNNNNNNNNNNNNNNNNNNNNNNNNNNNNNNNNNNNNNNNNNNNNNNNNNNNNNNNNNNNNNNNNNNNNNNNNNNNNNNNNNNNNNNNNNNNNNNNNNNNNNNNNNNNNNNNNNNNNNNNNNNNNNNNNNNNNNNNNNNNNNNTCCTGCATAGTTGTCGCAGAATTCACATTATGATTACTTATTGTTATTGGCATCCAGGGTTGTACCCCTGATGGAAACCTATGATCATTTATCTGTGTCTGATACTGGGAGCCAGAAGAATCTGCATTTACCTGCTGTTAAAGAAGATGACAAAatgtatttcatcaatatatgAATGGAACATCGAAAACTGATTGACAATAACAACAAAAGATCTTTCCAAGGCATGTTGGCCATCAAAGTATTGATTGGCCTGAAACACCCAACTTTCAGCATGTTGGCCATCAAATTTTGGTAAGTCGATTGGTGCAGGTTTGTCTCGACGAAAGGGTGTAAGGGGGTTGTCTCTATGAAAAGGTGGAAGGGGGTGTTGTTGCATAGGTGGTGGAGGAGGAAATTGGGTAAAATTAGGGTTTCGCATTGGGGAAGAGAGGTTCTGGTAAATGAAATTTTGAGGCGGGGGAATGGAAGAAGGAGCAAGGGAGGTTGGATTAGGGCTTTTTTCAGAGgctggggggagggggggtttgATGCTGGATCTGAAGGGTGGAAACTTGAGACAAAATATCTTGAAGAGTGGTGTTAATGGAATCAAAAGACTTGCTGTGAGAAGAAACTTCTTCTTGCAGATGTTTGATGGCATCGTCCAATGTCCGCAGACGAGTATTGTGAGCACCATCACCCATTGGTAGAGGAGGTTCAATGAAAGCACCAAATGGAACAAATTAACTTGTATTGAAAGATAGAGAACAACTTACAATTACTGAAAGCCACAGACaagctaaaaaggaaaaaaaaaaacaagaatggaGGGAGATTCCAGACTATACAAGCTAAGAAATTAAAAGACAACTTCATCCATGATCCTCTTTGGTAGCATCCCGTTTGATTATATAGATAAGTTATGTTGCAGAGCTCCTGGTAGCACTGCTTGGTGCTACTGGTACTGGCACAGCTGGCCCTTGCTTGGCATTTGGGACCACATATTGGTTCAAGTATTTAGGGGGCTGTTTGTCCCTATTTCTGCGGCGTAGTGTTGCCCTGTGGTCTTGCAGAATTGTTACAAATATACTAATATAATAGTACAAAAATATCGAGAAAAAAACTCTCCTCATAAACAAGACTCTCTAATCGTTAAAGGACTATATTATTTTGGACGTCGTATAGTGTGAAATAACTGTTGGAGTTAAGTATGGGCGTGAAtgataaatagaaaagaaaataaaaaattgagtaaAGCTTCGAGTACGTCCTGAACTATGATTAAATTTGCTACAATGCACTCCAATTTCACGAGGGTCCTAGTACCActcgaactaaattttagcgtatttttgtcgtCCTTTTTAGTGTATTTTCCGAACCGGCACTAAACTTATTTCAGAATAGATGTTTTGGCTATAAATAGAGACGCATACGAAtttttaacaaacaaaaaaatcgACGCTTCCCTTGAATGCGACCAGTAGTAGGTGTTTGAGGTACCTCTACACTTGCGACAtgtatatctattttatccttagagaAAGTAATCCAACACATATCAATTCCTTAAGGATACACAACTTTGAACACATGAAAGATCCTCAATTTTTTACTTTACATTGTCACAATTCATGTAATGGAAGggaagccttggagtaactggtaaagttgttgcatgtgatcaggaggtcacgggttcaagccttggaaacagccccttgcagaaatgtaaggtgagcTACGTACCGGGCTGCCTTTTTTTGTCACAATTCATGTAATAGTATTTTATTATAAGAgttaatccattttttttaaattttgatctaatttttttttgttttattaaatataataatcaaacatCGCCGAGTttgaatttttcatatatttgaaCAACCAAGTTTAATTAATACCTTATCATACCAAAAGtgggaaaataaaaaagaaagaggaaaatacCATATCATATTAAAAGTAGGAAAAGATTAAAAATCTTTCAAAGGAAAAATTCTAAGCACTTAAATGAAAGCAAATAGAGAAAAGTAAGCTTTAAAAATGAAACAAAAGCCAAATCTTTTGAAAGGtatctttttccttttgtattatttttttttgtgtgtgtgttcttGTAATGTCATTATCTGCGTTTGCTTGTATACACCTCGACTATTCACTGATTTAAACTCGGCATGCCAAAACTTTAGTTGACAAAGAATGTGCACCAGACCACCCTTTGCTTTCCGTCCATGCAAGACTTCGATGGCGAAGCTGAAAAATCGTACTATATAAAGAAggtcaattatttttatatatgtatatatggtagATGTTGAATGTGGCTAAACTCTGCATACCAAAACTTGGATGGAACCATGGGCGGAGCCAGGGAGAGCTCGAAATTTACACATATCTTAAgccaactttttttatttttttcgtttatgtatatatatgtagatgttgagaaggggggggggggggcttggAGTAACTTGTAAAGTTGCcgccatgtgactaggaggtcactGGTTTGGAAACAgtggtagaaatgcaaggtaaggcggTGTACAGTACACTCTTGTGGTGTGGCccgaccctgcgcatagcgggagctttagtacaCCGAGCTGCCCTTTATGTATGTAAATGTTGAGTTCGCTTAGTTTCTTTGTATGTTTAGTTCGTTAGAGTTTGAGTTCCCTTGCTGAAAATCCTGGCTTAACCACTTACTTCATTGCGCTAACCAAAATTTTTGGATTGTAGGGAAGAGAATTGTGAAGCGTTCAAAGAAGATGGATGTTGATGGGACGATGGAAGTTCACTTgcaagaagaaataattatgGATATTCTCAGCAGGCTACCGGTACTGTCTCTTCGACGATTTAAATGTATTTCGAAGTATTGGATGACATTGATATCCGAGCCTTACTTTACATTGAAGCATCTCAATCATGCGAAGAATaaccaaaattctcaaaaaattctTGTTCTTCATGGAGAGTTTCCCTTGCATTGTTCTTCTTTATCATCGGCTTCTTTATCGTCAGTTCGATTGGCTGAGGATGTACGAAAACTTGATTGGCCTTCTAATCCTAGACCATGGAGGTTCAGAATGTATTGTTGTTACGATGGCTTGGCTCTTATCAAGTTACGTGATTATCCTCAGTACGCACGAGCCATACTTTTGCTATGAAACCCCTCCACGAGAGAATCAATAGTACTTCCTTGTACAGAATTTTCACTGTCAAAAGATTACTCTTGCGGACTGGGATATGACTCGACTAGTGACGACTATAAGATCCTTAAGATTGACGACACAGCACATTGTGAAATTCTGACGCTGAAAAGTGGTTCCTGGAGGAAAATTGATAAACGTCCTGCTGGTGTTTTCCCTGTGTTGTCTGATACCGAAGATTCTCTGGCATTTGTACATGGCACGTTTCATTGGCTTGATTCGTCACTGGAAAAAACGTTGATttcatttagtatttcaaatgATATGTACGGAGAGATACCGTTGCCTGAAGGAATGT
The sequence above is drawn from the Capsicum annuum cultivar UCD-10X-F1 unplaced genomic scaffold, UCD10Xv1.1 ctg3880, whole genome shotgun sequence genome and encodes:
- the LOC124891620 gene encoding F-box/kelch-repeat protein At3g23880-like; this translates as MQGKRIVKRSKKMDVDGTMEVHLQEEIIMDILSRLPVLSLRRFKCISKYWMTLISEPYFTLKHLNHAKNNQNSQKILVLHGEFPLHCSSLSSASLSSVRLAEDVRKLDWPSNPRPWRFRMYCCYDGLALIKLQFSLSKDYSCGLGYDSTSDDYKILKIDDTAHCEILTLKSGSWRKIDKRPAGVFPVLSDTEDSLAFVHGTFHWLDSSLEKTLISFSISNDMYGEIPLPEGMSLVFNMNRINGASALEGMLCVYSTHIRRGSTHSSYGY